The proteins below come from a single Dasypus novemcinctus isolate mDasNov1 chromosome 22, mDasNov1.1.hap2, whole genome shotgun sequence genomic window:
- the LOC139437283 gene encoding olfactory receptor 14I1-like → MSNLTIFTEFVLMEISSSRELQVMQGLLFLVIYLGALTGNLATVTVIVTDPRLHSQMYFFIGNLSLIDLCCISVTVPKFIVNSLTGSKLISLPACAAQIFLFLFLAATELAFLVAMSYDRYVAICHPLHYGLTITPRLCTQAAGGSWASGLVYSSIHTGAMFRLPFTGSNVIHQYFCDIPQILRIASSDVRFSEFVILAISVGLCLLCSVLLFMSYSNIFSMVLSMHSMEARNKALSTCTPQLAILLIFTISGIIAVLGPIADKASLSNLLTGMFYTMVPPVINPLIYSLRNREINTALGRMFCRYFEFPRTFFA, encoded by the coding sequence ATGAGCAACCTCACCATCTTCACAGAATTCGTCCTCATGGAGATCTCAAGCTCCCGGGAACTACAAGTTATGCAAGGTCTTCTCTTTTTAGTGATTTATCTGGGCGCATTGACTGGGAATCTTGCAACAGTTACTGTTATTGTGACTGACCCTCGTCTACACTctcaaatgtatttctttataggAAATTTATCCCTCATAGACCTTTGCTGCATTTCAGTTACTGTTCCCAAATTCATTGTGAATTCTCTGACAGGCAGTAAACTGATTTCTCTCCCAGCATGTGCTGCTCAGATTTTCCTGTTTCTCTTCCTTGCAGCCACAGAGTTGGCCTTCCTTGTGGCGATGTCCTATGATCGCTATGtagccatttgccaccctctgcactatggactcaccatcaccccacgtctgtgcacacaggcagctggtggctcaTGGGCAAGTGGGCTGGTCTATTCTTCTATCCACACAGGTGCCATGttcaggcttcccttcacagggtctaatgtgatccatcaatatttctgtgatataCCTCAAATTTTGAGGATTGCATCTTCAGATGTTCGGTTTTCTGAGTTTGTTATCCTAGCTATAAGTGTAGGTCTTTGCTTATTATGTTCTGTCTTATTGTTTATGTCATACAGtaatatattttcaatggtgCTTAGCATGCATTCCATGGAAGCCCGGAATAAAGCCTTATCCACCTGCACGCCACAGTTGGCCATTCtacttatatttacaatttctggaATTATTGCTGTCTTAGGTCCCATTGCAGATAAAGCGTCTCTTAGCAATCTGCTCACAGGTATGTTCTACACCATGGTGCCCCCAGTTATAAACCCCCTCATCTACAGTCTCCGGAACAGAGAGATTAACACTGCTCTAGGCAGAATGTTCTGCAGATATTTTGAGTTCCCAAGGACTTTCTTTgcttaa